In a single window of the Acidobacteriota bacterium genome:
- a CDS encoding nucleotidyl transferase AbiEii/AbiGii toxin family protein — protein MRTRPLKNVAASVRDRLLARSRETGEDFQFLLWRYVVERFLFRLSHSPYRDHFVLKGAMLFAVWNESLHRQTRDIDFAAYGDTETDDLVTALQQVCRTGVDDDGVIFHADQISSSTIRGTTDQGGTRYRFPATVGRARITVQVDIGVGDSIQPPPADAEFPTLLGTAKHRVRAYPKEAVVSEKFHATVVHGAQTSRYKDFFDLYELARCFRFDGVRLVQALVATFQNRSSPTDDVPLSLTRGFYTDLARGDRWRAYLTKRGRLSAPMDFGAIGELVILFLAPPWRALAHGDRFVATWPGGGPWRSKIQARTGS, from the coding sequence GTGAGGACACGTCCACTCAAGAACGTCGCGGCGTCCGTCCGCGACCGGCTGCTCGCTCGCAGCCGCGAGACTGGCGAGGATTTTCAGTTTCTTCTCTGGAGATATGTGGTCGAACGATTCCTTTTCCGTCTCAGCCATTCGCCCTACCGTGATCACTTCGTTCTGAAGGGGGCCATGCTCTTCGCCGTCTGGAACGAGTCGCTCCACCGGCAGACCCGGGACATTGACTTCGCCGCCTATGGCGACACGGAAACCGACGACTTGGTGACGGCATTGCAGCAAGTTTGCCGGACCGGCGTCGACGACGACGGCGTCATCTTCCACGCCGACCAAATCAGCAGCAGCACAATCCGCGGCACAACGGACCAGGGCGGCACCCGCTACCGTTTCCCGGCGACCGTCGGCCGAGCCCGCATCACTGTGCAGGTGGACATCGGCGTCGGCGATTCAATTCAACCACCGCCGGCGGATGCCGAATTCCCGACGCTGCTCGGCACCGCCAAGCACCGCGTTCGCGCGTACCCCAAGGAAGCGGTCGTATCCGAAAAATTCCATGCCACGGTCGTGCACGGTGCGCAGACGAGCCGGTACAAGGATTTCTTCGACCTGTACGAATTGGCCCGGTGCTTCCGCTTCGACGGCGTGCGACTCGTGCAGGCCCTTGTCGCGACTTTCCAAAACCGTAGTTCACCGACCGACGATGTACCGCTCTCTCTGACCAGGGGTTTCTATACCGACCTCGCGCGGGGCGACCGCTGGCGCGCCTATCTGACCAAGCGCGGCCGCCTGTCGGCTCCCATGGACTTCGGCGCTATCGGTGAACTCGTCATACTTTTCTTAGCACCGCCGTGGCGTGCCCTGGCACATGGAGACCGTTTCGTCGCCACGTGGCCTGGCGGCGGGCCGTGGCGCTCAAAGATTCAGGCTCGGACGGGAAGTTAA
- a CDS encoding transcriptional regulator, with protein MPELTVTALEAAGIGAFFRPRDIEALGVPYRRLRGLVAAGAVENLGGGLYRLAEVEPTELETVAMVAAAVPHAIVCLMTALRVYEIGTESPHEVWIAINRKARRPARVPTQVRVVWFSKAMLTYGVVSRRMLGVPVAITSPARTVVDCFRYRNKFGLDTALEALRDVLRQRLATVDEIMRAASVCRARTVLQPYMEAVLS; from the coding sequence ATGCCTGAACTCACTGTGACCGCGCTCGAAGCAGCCGGCATTGGAGCCTTCTTCCGGCCGCGAGACATCGAAGCGCTCGGTGTCCCGTACCGTCGCCTCCGCGGACTCGTTGCGGCCGGCGCCGTTGAGAACCTCGGCGGCGGCCTTTACCGGCTGGCCGAGGTCGAGCCGACGGAGTTGGAAACGGTCGCCATGGTGGCGGCTGCGGTGCCGCACGCGATCGTCTGCCTGATGACCGCGCTACGAGTATACGAGATCGGAACCGAATCCCCTCACGAAGTCTGGATAGCGATCAACCGCAAGGCGCGCCGGCCCGCCCGAGTGCCGACGCAGGTTCGCGTGGTCTGGTTCTCGAAGGCGATGCTCACATACGGGGTCGTTAGCCGCCGGATGCTCGGCGTGCCTGTTGCCATCACATCGCCGGCCCGGACGGTCGTGGACTGCTTCCGGTACCGCAACAAATTTGGCCTCGACACCGCTCTGGAAGCGCTCCGGGATGTCCTGCGCCAACGGCTCGCCACCGTGGATGAGATCATGCGTGCAGCCAGCGTCTGCCGGGCACGCACGGTCCTGCAGCCCTACATGGAAGCGGTTCTGTCGTGA
- a CDS encoding type II toxin-antitoxin system RelE/ParE family toxin, whose product MAQLTDGAADDLVEIVDFFSRQDTPGRTEHVLKRIGQAFQSLSAFPEHGSCPRELLDFGVREYRQLLFNPNGFRRLMAPH is encoded by the coding sequence ATGGCGCAGTTGACCGATGGCGCCGCAGACGACTTGGTAGAGATCGTCGACTTCTTCTCCCGTCAGGACACGCCAGGGAGAACGGAACATGTTCTCAAACGGATCGGACAGGCCTTCCAATCGCTGTCCGCGTTCCCCGAACATGGGAGCTGCCCGAGGGAGTTGTTGGACTTCGGAGTTCGGGAGTACCGCCAACTGCTCTTCAACCCGAACGGGTTCCGCCGTTTGATGGCGCCTCACTGA
- a CDS encoding type II toxin-antitoxin system Phd/YefM family antitoxin yields MSLSDRIKPIRYLKAHASEGTRTLKDPSDPLIVTQNGEAKAVVQDIDSYERMQSSVALLKMLALGKLQIEAGQVQPAERVIARLRERQQAD; encoded by the coding sequence ATGTCTCTGTCAGACCGAATCAAGCCGATCAGATACCTGAAAGCCCACGCATCCGAGGGGACCCGCACGCTCAAGGACCCGTCGGACCCTCTGATCGTCACTCAGAACGGCGAAGCCAAGGCGGTTGTGCAAGACATCGACAGCTACGAGCGAATGCAGTCGAGCGTCGCCCTGCTCAAGATGCTTGCGCTTGGCAAACTTCAGATTGAAGCTGGGCAGGTGCAGCCGGCCGAACGGGTCATTGCGCGGCTTCGGGAACGGCAACAGGCCGATTGA
- a CDS encoding ribbon-helix-helix protein, CopG family, giving the protein MGDARRIQVTLDARSYASVSRIARREGRKLAAVVREAVEQYCVLPEARQRRLEAIDRLYTSATVPAPESLPEWERQYSRLKVGRVADCLHTTEGPESHEDN; this is encoded by the coding sequence ATGGGTGATGCGCGGCGAATCCAAGTGACGCTTGATGCGAGATCGTACGCGTCAGTGTCGCGGATTGCACGACGCGAAGGGAGGAAGTTGGCCGCAGTCGTTCGGGAGGCCGTCGAGCAGTATTGCGTTCTGCCGGAGGCGCGGCAACGCCGGCTCGAGGCCATCGACAGGCTGTACACGTCAGCGACGGTCCCAGCACCGGAATCGCTGCCGGAGTGGGAGCGCCAGTACAGTCGGCTGAAGGTCGGCCGGGTTGCCGACTGTCTCCACACTACCGAAGGTCCGGAAAGTCACGAGGACAATTGA
- a CDS encoding type I restriction-modification system subunit M N-terminal domain-containing protein, with protein MVEQIPRSTFDIRVGQSATFNGPGMNHSEITSFIWGVADLIRDTFKRGKYQDVILPLTVLRRLDCVLAPTKPKVLEVQARFRGKLENLDNLLQRASGFGFYNTSRYDFEKLLADAPHIAQNLRNYIAGFSPNMREVLEKFDFDNTISKLDVVDTHALTQVERHDHPDTHRV; from the coding sequence GTGGTCGAGCAGATTCCCCGTTCAACGTTCGATATCCGAGTCGGGCAATCTGCTACATTCAACGGACCCGGCATGAACCACAGCGAGATCACCAGCTTCATCTGGGGCGTGGCGGATCTGATCCGCGACACCTTCAAGCGCGGCAAGTACCAGGACGTGATCCTCCCGCTCACGGTGCTTCGCCGGCTCGACTGCGTGCTGGCCCCCACCAAGCCGAAGGTGCTGGAGGTCCAAGCCAGATTCCGCGGCAAACTCGAAAACCTCGATAACCTGCTTCAACGCGCCTCCGGATTCGGCTTTTACAACACCTCCCGCTACGACTTCGAGAAGCTGCTCGCCGACGCGCCCCACATCGCGCAGAACCTGCGCAACTACATCGCCGGGTTCAGCCCCAACATGCGCGAGGTGCTGGAAAAGTTCGACTTCGACAACACCATCTCCAAGCTCGACGTAGTTGACACCCACGCTTTGACACAAGTTGAACGGCACGATCATCCTGACACACACCGTGTGTAG
- a CDS encoding sialidase family protein has translation MTWRNIVAAGVLSVGAMACAAPDESGSASEGANQAEQPRHVKVYFEKGMFGGWPANHGIWIWGEEILVGFGMGHYKDHGLRHHIDREKPEIPMLARSLDGGETWALEDPTAKGYLITEGGYLHGVTRPGLTIPPMLESEGGIDFTHPDFALTVRTNSIHAGIGRVFHSDDRGRSWKGPFRLPSFDTPGIAPRTDYIVDDKDTCTLFITAAKPNGLEGRPLCVRTTDGGKTWKFLSWIAPEQGEGFSIMPASVRLSDSDILATVRDHEGPRRWIATYLSTDNGSSWEYLNDAVPDAGIGNPPAMIRLRDGRLCLLYGYRAEPYSIRAVLSSDGGRTWGDHITLRDDGASRDIGYVRAVERPDGKVVAVYYFTDEASGPERYIGATIWSPPPE, from the coding sequence ATGACTTGGAGAAACATTGTCGCGGCAGGCGTGCTGTCGGTGGGGGCCATGGCCTGCGCAGCCCCTGACGAATCGGGTTCGGCCAGTGAGGGTGCGAACCAAGCGGAGCAACCCCGACACGTCAAGGTCTACTTCGAGAAGGGCATGTTCGGCGGCTGGCCGGCCAACCATGGGATCTGGATCTGGGGTGAGGAGATCCTCGTCGGATTCGGCATGGGCCATTACAAGGATCACGGTCTGCGGCACCACATCGACCGCGAGAAACCGGAAATCCCCATGCTGGCCAGGAGCCTGGACGGCGGCGAGACCTGGGCGTTGGAGGACCCGACGGCCAAGGGGTACCTGATCACCGAGGGCGGTTATCTGCACGGGGTCACGCGGCCGGGATTGACGATTCCTCCCATGCTTGAGAGCGAAGGGGGCATCGATTTTACCCACCCCGACTTCGCCCTGACGGTCCGCACCAACAGCATTCACGCCGGAATCGGCCGGGTGTTCCACTCCGATGACCGGGGGCGTTCCTGGAAGGGTCCGTTCCGGCTGCCCAGCTTCGACACGCCCGGAATCGCACCGCGGACCGACTACATCGTCGACGACAAGGACACGTGTACCCTGTTCATCACGGCGGCGAAGCCGAACGGACTGGAGGGCCGCCCCCTCTGCGTCCGCACCACGGACGGCGGCAAGACGTGGAAGTTCCTCTCCTGGATCGCCCCGGAACAGGGGGAGGGGTTTTCCATCATGCCTGCCTCCGTGCGGCTCAGCGACTCGGACATCCTGGCGACGGTCCGCGATCACGAAGGACCTCGGCGCTGGATCGCCACCTACCTGTCCACCGACAACGGTTCGTCGTGGGAATACCTCAATGACGCAGTGCCCGACGCGGGAATCGGAAATCCGCCGGCCATGATCCGGTTGCGGGACGGACGCCTCTGCCTGCTCTACGGCTACCGGGCCGAGCCCTACAGCATTCGCGCGGTGCTCAGCAGCGACGGCGGCCGGACCTGGGGCGACCACATCACGCTCCGGGACGACGGCGCCAGCCGCGACATCGGCTACGTCCGGGCCGTCGAGAGACCGGACGGCAAGGTGGTCGCGGTCTACTACTTCACCGACGAGGCCTCCGGCCCCGAACGCTACATTGGAGCCACCATCTGGAGCCCGCCGCCGGAGTAG
- a CDS encoding PIN domain-containing protein, protein MIAIDTNVLVHAHWPDSPKHRLAHDRVVALAEAPSQWGIPVFCIGEFVRIITHPKVFDPHYTSAEACEALARVLASPSAVVLCPGPEYPILLMEAIRESNATGNLVFDAQIVALCREWGIYQLLTEDRDFDRFKNLKTERL, encoded by the coding sequence TTGATCGCGATTGACACGAACGTTCTCGTCCACGCGCACTGGCCGGATTCACCTAAACATCGTCTTGCTCACGACCGTGTCGTTGCGCTTGCGGAGGCTCCTTCCCAATGGGGAATCCCCGTTTTCTGTATCGGAGAGTTCGTCCGCATAATCACTCACCCCAAAGTATTCGATCCACACTACACGTCCGCAGAAGCATGTGAAGCCTTGGCAAGGGTGCTCGCCTCACCGAGCGCAGTCGTGCTTTGCCCCGGTCCTGAGTATCCCATCCTACTCATGGAGGCGATACGCGAGTCAAACGCAACTGGCAATCTTGTATTCGATGCTCAGATCGTTGCTCTTTGCCGAGAGTGGGGCATCTATCAACTACTCACTGAGGATCGCGATTTCGATCGATTCAAGAATTTGAAAACCGAACGACTGTGA
- a CDS encoding type III polyketide synthase yields MTADSGPRIRSIATAVPPHRITQDEVRDFGARFFAGDVAALDRLLDVYDNAAIGEGYCCLPKSWYAENGHGFGEKNRLFLEHAVALLKEAAMGCLADGDTDPREIDLIVTVSTTGIATPSLDARLMTELPFRRDVQRLPIFGLGCAGGVLGLARAAACARAAPGSRVLVLVVELCTLTFRGRDRSARNLVATALFRDGAAAVLLTDDGPGPAIASWGEYTWPDSLEVMGWDVADDGFGVVFSRSIPDLVRSNMRQATEEFLSSQDLRLRDIDSFVCHPGGAKVLDALEAVFDLPAGGLEQSRSVLRDYGNMSAATVVFVLQRILRDRRAKRHLLTSLGPGFSAGFLLLQSA; encoded by the coding sequence GTGACAGCGGATTCGGGTCCGCGAATCAGGTCCATCGCCACGGCGGTTCCGCCCCACCGGATCACCCAGGACGAGGTCAGGGATTTCGGCGCCAGGTTCTTTGCCGGCGACGTCGCGGCCCTGGATCGCCTGCTGGATGTCTACGACAACGCGGCGATCGGAGAAGGGTATTGCTGCCTGCCCAAGAGCTGGTACGCGGAAAACGGGCACGGCTTCGGGGAGAAGAACCGGCTCTTCCTCGAACACGCGGTGGCGTTGCTGAAAGAGGCGGCCATGGGGTGCCTGGCCGACGGAGACACCGACCCGCGCGAGATCGACCTCATCGTCACCGTCTCGACGACCGGTATCGCGACGCCCAGCCTGGACGCCAGGCTCATGACCGAGCTGCCGTTTCGCCGCGACGTGCAAAGACTGCCGATCTTCGGTCTGGGATGCGCGGGCGGCGTGCTGGGGCTGGCCCGTGCGGCCGCGTGCGCGCGTGCTGCTCCCGGCAGCCGAGTTCTGGTCCTGGTCGTGGAACTCTGTACGCTCACGTTCCGTGGCCGTGATCGATCCGCGCGCAACCTCGTCGCCACGGCGCTGTTCCGTGACGGCGCCGCCGCGGTGTTGCTGACGGATGACGGGCCGGGTCCGGCGATCGCTTCCTGGGGCGAATACACCTGGCCCGATTCGCTCGAGGTCATGGGGTGGGACGTGGCCGACGACGGGTTCGGAGTCGTGTTCTCCCGCAGCATACCCGACCTCGTGCGCTCGAACATGCGGCAGGCAACGGAGGAGTTTCTTTCCTCGCAGGATCTGCGCCTTCGAGATATCGACAGTTTCGTCTGCCACCCCGGTGGCGCCAAGGTGCTCGACGCCCTCGAAGCAGTGTTCGACCTCCCAGCCGGGGGTTTGGAGCAGTCCCGGTCGGTCTTGCGCGACTACGGCAACATGTCGGCCGCCACCGTGGTGTTCGTGCTCCAACGCATCCTCAGGGACCGTAGGGCGAAGCGTCACCTGTTGACCAGCCTGGGCCCGGGATTTTCGGCCGGTTTCCTGCTGCTCCAGTCGGCGTGA
- a CDS encoding FAD-dependent oxidoreductase has translation MASPATAGTTRFQLTPGSGIGTRVAILGASVSGLVAAYELSKAGYDCVVLEATDRAGGRNLTVRSGDVIEEEDSRQWVDFDAEDHLYVNLGPARLPYHHTTILGYCREFGVDLEVFTNDNRAAFFHNQDRFDGPVAARQVVTDTRGYIAELLAKAVNRNALDSELTGEDKELILGLLRSYGDLDPDDLYVGSSRGGHLGPHVHAGLAPGDVNDPLDLSQLLRSDFWQYKLHFSQFLDQNPTLLQPVGGMDAIVAAFKERVEPLVVYGSVVEEIRKTTDGVRIVFRTPHDSPTTAGAVAVVYGSYRGIIQSLEADYAICTIPAPVLRDIPNDFSPATQSAIASIEFTNAVKIGFQAQRRFWEEDHAIYGGISWTDQDITQIWYPAYGYHREKGIVLGAYIWDPEPGLRYSEMTPSDRLQAAIAEGELIHPGYGDEMASGVSRAWSKVPFQRGGWPESYRPPQRLTRPDGRIYFAGDQLSALPGWQEGAALAAQAAVAAIDERVRMGG, from the coding sequence ATGGCGAGCCCCGCTACGGCCGGTACCACCCGATTCCAGTTGACGCCGGGGTCGGGAATCGGGACGAGAGTCGCCATCCTGGGGGCCAGCGTCTCCGGCCTCGTCGCCGCCTACGAATTGTCGAAGGCGGGTTACGACTGCGTTGTGCTGGAGGCCACCGACCGCGCGGGCGGGCGCAACCTCACGGTTCGGAGCGGAGACGTGATCGAGGAGGAGGACAGCCGGCAATGGGTGGACTTCGATGCCGAAGACCATCTCTACGTGAACCTCGGTCCCGCCCGCCTGCCCTACCATCACACCACCATTCTCGGGTACTGCCGGGAATTCGGGGTCGACCTGGAGGTTTTCACCAACGACAACCGGGCCGCTTTCTTCCACAACCAGGATCGATTCGACGGGCCGGTCGCGGCCCGGCAGGTTGTGACGGATACCCGCGGATATATTGCCGAACTTCTGGCCAAGGCGGTGAACCGCAACGCCCTGGACAGTGAGTTGACCGGCGAGGACAAGGAACTGATCCTCGGCCTGCTCCGCAGCTACGGCGATCTGGACCCGGATGATCTCTACGTGGGCTCGAGCCGCGGCGGCCATCTGGGGCCTCACGTCCATGCCGGTCTGGCGCCGGGAGACGTGAACGACCCCCTCGATCTGAGTCAACTGCTCAGATCGGACTTCTGGCAGTACAAGCTCCATTTCAGCCAATTCCTCGATCAGAACCCGACCCTGTTGCAGCCTGTCGGGGGAATGGACGCCATTGTGGCTGCCTTCAAAGAGCGGGTGGAGCCTCTCGTCGTGTATGGGAGCGTCGTCGAGGAGATTCGGAAAACGACTGACGGCGTTCGTATCGTGTTCCGGACGCCGCACGACAGTCCGACTACGGCTGGCGCGGTTGCTGTCGTGTACGGGAGTTACAGGGGCATCATACAATCCTTGGAGGCGGACTACGCGATCTGCACCATACCTGCTCCGGTCCTGAGGGACATCCCCAACGATTTCTCGCCTGCGACGCAATCGGCGATCGCGTCGATCGAGTTCACCAACGCGGTCAAGATCGGATTCCAGGCCCAGCGGCGTTTCTGGGAGGAGGACCACGCCATCTACGGCGGCATTTCCTGGACCGACCAGGACATCACGCAGATCTGGTATCCGGCCTACGGCTATCATCGTGAAAAGGGGATCGTCCTCGGGGCCTATATCTGGGATCCCGAGCCCGGTCTGCGTTACTCGGAAATGACGCCGTCCGACCGCTTGCAGGCCGCCATCGCCGAGGGCGAGCTCATCCACCCCGGTTATGGCGACGAGATGGCGTCCGGCGTGAGCCGCGCCTGGTCCAAGGTCCCGTTCCAGCGGGGAGGCTGGCCGGAGAGCTACAGGCCGCCGCAGCGGCTCACAAGGCCCGATGGCAGGATCTATTTTGCCGGCGACCAATTGAGCGCCCTGCCCGGTTGGCAGGAAGGGGCCGCCCTGGCCGCCCAGGCCGCCGTGGCCGCCATCGACGAACGGGTCAGGATGGGTGGATAG
- a CDS encoding transcription elongation factor GreA, producing MKQAKAKLEKEIRKLERELREELPAALKKALQLGDLRENAEYQTAKERQSYVQAHLANLQQRLANLSLINLSKIPTDRISYGSTVVLFDLDTESEVTYRLVTSEESDVKAGLISTTSPIGRSLMNREEGDEVQIRTPGGTKHYEIVELTTIHDE from the coding sequence GTGAAGCAGGCCAAGGCGAAGCTGGAAAAAGAGATCCGGAAGCTGGAGCGGGAGCTGCGTGAGGAGCTTCCGGCGGCGCTCAAGAAAGCGCTGCAGTTGGGCGACCTAAGAGAGAACGCCGAGTACCAGACCGCCAAGGAGCGGCAGTCCTACGTCCAGGCCCATCTGGCCAACCTGCAGCAGCGGCTGGCCAACCTATCCCTCATCAATCTGAGCAAGATCCCCACCGACCGCATCTCCTACGGCTCCACCGTGGTCCTGTTCGACCTGGACACCGAGAGCGAGGTGACCTACCGGCTGGTCACCAGCGAGGAGTCGGACGTCAAGGCCGGCCTGATCTCCACCACCTCTCCCATCGGCCGCAGCCTGATGAACCGGGAAGAGGGGGACGAAGTTCAGATCCGGACCCCCGGCGGGACCAAGCACTACGAGATTGTCGAACTGACCACCATCCACGACGAGTAG
- a CDS encoding NADH-quinone oxidoreductase subunit N has translation MPLNTSVLLPEILLAVAGILLMLAIPVLPSRQQVRLGYAASLFLVAALVTALLQWGDHGPAFFGMVSMDALGGAARILFLVSSATVALISVSYLKRERLRHGEYFPLLLMATVGMSLMAVSADLIMTFLGLEILSISSYVLAGYRRGDPRSNESALKYFLLGAFSTAFMLYGIALLYGAAGSTKYAAIAEAAAQGQAGTATFLLGLGLLLVGFGFKAALAPLHVWTPDVYQGAPVPITAHLAVGSKAAVLITLLRLLHQVFPASADQWQVLLWIACAATMIIGNVAALIQTDVKRLLAYSSIAHAGYILLGVIANSPGGSQGVLFYLAAYSLMTLGAFAVVQVFARRDEQFTKLEDYRGIGYRHPLLSVSLTVFLLSLIGIPPTAGFYGKLFLFSAAVEADLVALVILAVLASAVGLYYYLQIIVLMFMKEAATPPEPVPIPLAARIVIIIMAAGTLYLGVYPAQVLSIAGEAAGL, from the coding sequence ATGCCCCTTAACACTTCCGTCCTGCTTCCGGAGATCCTTCTGGCCGTGGCCGGCATTCTGCTCATGCTGGCCATCCCGGTCCTTCCGTCTCGGCAGCAGGTCCGATTGGGCTACGCCGCCTCGCTGTTCCTCGTTGCGGCGTTGGTCACCGCTCTGCTCCAATGGGGCGACCATGGTCCCGCCTTTTTCGGCATGGTGTCCATGGACGCTCTGGGCGGCGCCGCCAGAATCCTGTTTCTGGTCTCCAGCGCAACCGTTGCCCTGATTTCAGTCTCCTACCTGAAGCGGGAGCGGTTGCGGCACGGCGAATACTTCCCTCTCCTGTTGATGGCCACGGTGGGGATGTCGCTCATGGCCGTGAGCGCCGACCTCATCATGACTTTCCTGGGACTGGAGATCCTTTCCATCTCCAGCTACGTCCTGGCCGGTTACCGGCGGGGAGACCCCAGATCGAACGAGTCGGCCCTCAAGTACTTCCTCCTGGGCGCTTTCTCCACGGCCTTCATGCTCTATGGGATCGCCCTCCTGTACGGCGCGGCGGGTTCGACGAAGTATGCGGCGATCGCCGAGGCGGCGGCCCAGGGACAGGCGGGAACCGCCACCTTCCTGTTGGGCCTTGGACTGCTTCTCGTGGGATTCGGCTTCAAGGCGGCTCTGGCGCCCTTGCACGTCTGGACTCCGGACGTCTACCAGGGAGCCCCGGTTCCCATCACCGCCCACTTGGCGGTGGGTTCCAAGGCCGCCGTCCTGATCACGTTGCTGCGCCTCCTTCACCAAGTGTTCCCTGCCAGCGCCGACCAGTGGCAGGTGCTGCTCTGGATCGCCTGCGCCGCGACCATGATCATCGGCAACGTGGCGGCCCTGATCCAGACCGATGTCAAGCGCCTCCTGGCCTATTCCTCCATCGCCCACGCCGGTTACATCCTGCTCGGCGTCATCGCCAACAGCCCGGGAGGGAGCCAGGGGGTTCTCTTCTATCTGGCGGCCTACTCCCTGATGACGCTGGGAGCCTTCGCCGTGGTGCAGGTCTTTGCGCGCCGGGACGAGCAGTTCACCAAGCTGGAGGACTATCGGGGAATCGGTTACCGCCATCCGCTGCTGAGCGTCTCCCTGACCGTCTTTCTCCTCTCCCTGATCGGCATTCCACCGACGGCGGGATTCTACGGAAAGCTCTTCCTCTTCTCGGCCGCCGTCGAAGCGGACCTGGTCGCCCTGGTGATTCTGGCGGTGCTGGCCTCGGCCGTGGGACTCTACTACTACCTGCAGATCATCGTCCTGATGTTCATGAAGGAGGCGGCCACGCCGCCGGAACCCGTCCCCATACCTCTGGCGGCACGGATCGTGATAATAATTATGGCCGCCGGCACCCTCTATCTGGGGGTCTACCCGGCGCAGGTTCTTTCGATAGCCGGGGAGGCGGCAGGACTGTGA
- a CDS encoding NADH-quinone oxidoreductase subunit M: MAAYHLSLLLLIPAIGAVVVCLLPSERDRLLKWTAFIASLATFLWSAVLFRNFDNQAGSFQMVEQADWFRAAGFQVQYFLGLDGISLLLVLLTTVLIPLALLSSWNLKDRLKLYLASILLLEVGILGVFLALDLILFYVFWEVSLIPMYFLIGIWGSQRRIYAAVKFFIYTMAGSLLMLAGIVILYFLLGTGNFDLVEMIGILKRGEAVLSPGVETLLFGLFFVAFAVKVPVFPLHTWLPDAHTEAPTAASVILAGVLLKMGAYGLLRFCLPLFPSASVQLAPTVCVLALIGIIYGALVAMVQPDLKRLVAYSSVSHLGFVVLGIFSFNFQSMEGAAYQMLNHGVSTGALFLLVGILYERRHTRRVDEFGGLAHSMPRYSACFFVVLLGSIGLPGLGGFVGEFLILQGTFLTNVPAAAVAVCGVVLSAAYMLWMYQRVFLGRVEKEANRRLPDLSFREGAMLIPAIALSLWMGIGSGAFLRTMDTSIQQLVDRLNQDQHEQVVRSDAP, from the coding sequence ATGGCTGCGTATCATCTGAGCCTGTTGCTGCTGATTCCGGCTATCGGAGCCGTCGTGGTCTGCCTGCTCCCGTCCGAACGGGACCGGCTCCTGAAATGGACGGCTTTCATCGCTTCCCTGGCGACGTTTCTCTGGTCGGCCGTTCTCTTCCGGAACTTCGACAACCAGGCCGGTTCCTTCCAGATGGTGGAGCAGGCCGACTGGTTCCGGGCCGCCGGTTTCCAGGTCCAGTACTTCCTGGGTCTGGACGGCATCAGCCTGCTCCTGGTGCTCCTGACCACGGTCCTGATCCCATTGGCGCTGTTGTCGAGCTGGAACCTCAAGGACAGGCTCAAGCTATACCTGGCCTCCATCCTGCTCCTGGAAGTGGGAATTCTGGGAGTCTTCCTGGCTCTGGACCTGATCCTCTTCTACGTCTTCTGGGAGGTCTCTCTGATTCCCATGTATTTCCTGATCGGAATCTGGGGGTCGCAACGGCGCATCTACGCGGCGGTGAAGTTCTTCATCTACACCATGGCCGGTTCTCTGCTGATGTTGGCGGGGATCGTCATCCTCTATTTCCTGCTGGGAACCGGCAACTTCGATCTGGTGGAAATGATCGGGATCCTGAAGCGGGGCGAGGCGGTTCTCTCCCCGGGAGTCGAGACCCTTCTCTTCGGCCTGTTCTTCGTGGCCTTCGCCGTCAAGGTTCCCGTCTTTCCGTTGCACACCTGGCTGCCGGACGCCCACACCGAGGCGCCGACGGCCGCTTCCGTGATCCTGGCCGGCGTCCTGCTCAAGATGGGGGCCTACGGGCTCCTGCGCTTCTGCCTTCCCCTCTTTCCCTCGGCGTCGGTCCAGTTGGCGCCGACGGTCTGCGTGCTGGCGTTGATCGGAATCATCTACGGCGCCCTGGTGGCCATGGTGCAGCCCGACCTGAAGCGGCTCGTGGCCTATTCGTCCGTCAGCCACCTGGGATTCGTAGTGCTGGGCATCTTCTCCTTCAACTTTCAGTCCATGGAGGGAGCCGCCTACCAGATGCTCAATCATGGAGTCTCCACCGGAGCCCTGTTTCTCCTGGTGGGTATCCTCTACGAGCGCCGTCACACCCGCCGGGTCGATGAGTTCGGGGGGCTGGCCCATTCCATGCCGCGCTATTCGGCCTGCTTTTTCGTCGTGCTGTTGGGAAGCATCGGGCTGCCCGGCCTCGGCGGGTTCGTGGGCGAGTTCCTCATTCTCCAGGGGACTTTTCTCACCAACGTCCCGGCCGCCGCCGTTGCGGTCTGCGGGGTGGTCCTGTCGGCGGCGTACATGCTCTGGATGTACCAGCGGGTCTTTCTGGGACGGGTCGAAAAGGAAGCGAACCGCCGGCTCCCGGACCTGAGCTTCCGGGAGGGGGCGATGTTGATTCCGGCCATCGCGCTTTCGCTCTGGATGGGGATCGGCTCCGGCGCCTTTCTGAGAACCATGGACACCAGCATTCAACAGCTGGTGGACCGGCTAAACCAGGACCAGCACGAACAGGTAGTCCGAAGCGATGCCCCTTAA